Within the Photobacterium swingsii genome, the region TCCCGCTCTGGACTCTGGTCTGTGGTGGGCTTGCGTTAGCGACGAGTTATTTATTAGCGAAATACAAAGTAACAGCTTGGTTAGTTCCTTAATCACGATCTGGGCTTAGTCACGCTGTAGCGCAAAATGTAAAAACTGTCTGCCGCGGTAGGTCATGGTGCCTTGATCACCAGGCTTGAGTGCTTGGTAATAGTGAATACCAACCATAAACTCACGTTTAGGGCCGCCATCAAGCGGTTCAACATAAATCCAATACTCTTCATTATCGTCGCCGGGCTGTGCGCCTATTATTGGGTTACTTTGCTTATCAAGCACGCAAACTGCGACTGTCTTTTCTGGAGCGTCAAGGCCAAGGCTGTGGCGACGATAAGAATAGATAAAATAAGTGATAGCAATAGCCAGTGATGCCAGTAAGGTGAGTGGAATCCAAAACGGCATGAGAGATCTCCTTGAACAATGTCTGCTTGTATTGATCGCCATTTTGAACGTAAAGGCTATGGCAGATCCCATAAAGCGTGATCCCATCTGGGTTTTCACTCAGGATGCATAACGCATTGTGAGCCTTAACTGACTTTTTTGGCTTTACATGAAACAAA harbors:
- a CDS encoding DUF2500 domain-containing protein — encoded protein: MPFWIPLTLLASLAIAITYFIYSYRRHSLGLDAPEKTVAVCVLDKQSNPIIGAQPGDDNEEYWIYVEPLDGGPKREFMVGIHYYQALKPGDQGTMTYRGRQFLHFALQRD